A genomic stretch from Setaria italica strain Yugu1 chromosome VII, Setaria_italica_v2.0, whole genome shotgun sequence includes:
- the LOC101775884 gene encoding probable inactive beta-glucosidase 14 produces MASGLVWLALLLAHGLLSWPCASAAVDRGQFPDGFLFGTTTSAYQIEGANLEGNRGLSNWDVFAHTPGKIEDGSNGDTADDHYHRYMEDIELMHSMGVNSYRFSIAWTRILPRGRFGHVNPDGVAFYNNLIDALLQKGIQPFVTISHYDIPQELETQYGGWLSPEIQKDFGYLAEVCFMMFGDRVKFWITFNQPNLWLKFSYMDGLYPPGRCSQPFGNCAFGNSSIEPYIAGHNMILSHANAVSIYRKKYQGKQGGHIGISMCSRWYEPFSNTTVDILAVERALAFDGPWFLDPIIFGDYPTKMREILGPNLPEFTSQQKKKLKATKLDFIGLSHYTTLYTKDCIFSPCEIDPIDGDARVFSSGVGEDGVLIGEVTGSPFFYSVPEGMEKVVMYYMQRYNNIPTYITENGYAQASNSSMTAKDFTNDTGRVDYIRDYLTFLASAIRKGADVRGYFVWSLLDCFEWTSGYTQRLGLYHVDLKTLERTPKLSAKWFSEFLKGGSLVGTRPRKENPQSKQYAAQ; encoded by the exons ATGGCAAGCGGGCTGGTCTGGCTGGCGCTCTTGCTCGCGCACGGGCTCCTGTCGTGGCCGTGCGCGTCGGCCGCCGTCGACCGCGGCCAGTTCCCCGACGGCTTCCTGTTCGGGACCACCACCTCTGCGTACCAG ATTGAAGGCGCGAATTTGGAGGGTAACAGAGGCCTCAGCAATTGGGACGTATTCGCCCATACGCCAG GTAAAATTGAGGATGGGAGCAATGGTGATACCGCAGATGATCACTATCATCGTTACATG GAAGACATTGAATTGATGCATTCCATGGGTGTCAACTCATACCGTTTCTCCATTGCGTGGACAAGGATTCTACCAA GAGGTCGATTTGGACATGTTAATCCAGATGGGGTAGCATTCTATAATAATCTTATTGATGCACTTCTGCAGAAAG GCATACAACCGTTTGTAACAATATCTCATTACGACATTCCACAAGAACTGGAAACGCAATATGGTGGATGGTTGAGCCCAGAAATTCA GAAGGACTTTGGCTACCTCGCAGAAGTATGCTTCATGATGTTTGGTGACCGAGTAAAATTCTGGATAACATTTAATCAGCCAAATTTGTGGTTGAAGTTCAGTTATATGGATGGATTGTACCCTCCCGGGCGCTGCTCTCAACCATTTGGTAATTGTGCCTTTGGGAATTCTTCAATAGAGCCATACATAGCAGGTCATAACATGATATTGTCACATGCAAATGCAGTCAGTATTTACAGAAAAAAGTATCAG GGGAAGCAAGGTGGTCATATTGGGATTTCTATGTGCTCGAGATGGTATGAACCTTTCTCGAATACTACAGTAGACATACTAGCAGTTGAACGTGCTCTAGCTTTCGATGGTCCATG GTTTCTAGATCCTATCATTTTTGGTGATTATCCCACAAAGATGCGTGAGATCTTGGGTCCAAACTTACCTGAGTTCACATCGCAACAGAAGAAGAAATTGAAGGCTACCAAATTGGATTTTATTGGACTCAGTCATTATACAACATTATATACGAAGGACTGCATCTTCTCACCATGTGAAATAGATCCTATTGATGGTGATGCTCGAGTTTTTAGTTCAGGAGTAGGAGAGGATGGAGTACTTATTGGTGAAGTG ACAGGATCGCCATTCTTTTATTCTGTTCCAGAGGGGATGGAAAAAGTGGTCATGTACTACATGCAAAGATACAATAACATACCAACATATATTACAGAAAATG gataCGCTCAAGCAAGCAACAGCAGCATGACTGCCAAGGATTTTACCAACGACACAGGAAGAGTTGATTACATCCGTGACTACCTGACCTTTTTGGCGTCAGCAATAAG GAAGGGAGCCGACGTGCGTGGTTATTTCGTGTGGTCTTTACTCGACTGCTTCGAGTGGACGTCCGGGTACACGCAAAGGTTGGGGCTCTACCATGTCGACTTGAAGACGCTGGAGAGGACGCCCAAGTTATCGGCGAAGTGGTTCAGTGAGTTCCTCAAGGGTGGCTCGCTTGTGGGAACAAGGCCCCGGAAAGAAAATCCCCAGTCGAAGCAGTACGCCGCGCAGTAA
- the LOC101776290 gene encoding beta-glucosidase 16, whose protein sequence is MAAARGIAAVAAALMVVVAALAPAARGVDRSEFPPEFLFGAATSAYQIEGAYLEDGKSLCNWDVFTHTHVGIKDGRNGDVADDHYHRYMGDVEILQSLGVNAYRFSISWARILPRGRLGGVNPDGIAFYNRLIDALLQKGIQPFVTLHHFDMPHELEVRHVGWLGAGIREEFEHYADVCFRAFGDRVRFWTTFNEPNLFTKFQYMLGAYPPSHCSAPFGTCNSGDSQREPYAAAHNIIMSHAAAVRNYKENYQAKQGGSIGIVIAMKWYEPLTNTTEDILAARRAQSFELEWFLDPIFFGDYPSHMREILRSNLPTFTSEEKKLLQYKSDFIGLNLYTAIYAKDCIHSPCDLSTYEGNALVFATGERDGVMIGGDTALGGFYVVPQAVEPAIMYVNQRYKDTPVYVSENGYSQWSDVGREELINDVERLNYLQGYVTHLSRAIRNGADVRGYFVWTLMDNFEWTFGYTVRFGLYHVDFDTPERTRTPRMSARWYRSFLTGSSAGALTDEAQQGRRADS, encoded by the exons ATGGCCGCGGCGAGGGGCATtgccgccgtggcggcggcgttgatggtggtggtggcggcgctcgcgccggccgcgcgcggtgTGGACCGGAGCGAgttcccaccggagttcctctTCGGCGCCGCGACGTCGGCTTACCAG ATCGAGGGCGCGTACCTGGAGGACGGCAAGAGCCTCTGCAACTGGGATGTCTTCACCCACACGCACG TTGGGATCAAGGACGGGCGGAACGGCGACGTGGCTGACGACCACTACCATCGCTACATG GGAGATGTGGAGATCCTGCAATCGCTGGGCGTCAACGCGTACAGGTTCTCCATCTCATGGGCAAGGATCCTACCAA GAGGCAGGCTTGGCGGCGTCAACCCAGATGGGATAGCCTTCTACAACCGCCTGATCGATGCCCTCCTGCAGAAAG GGATACAGCCGTTCGTCACACTGCACCATTTCGACATGCCGCACGAGCTGGAGGTCCGACACGTTGGCTGGCTGGGCGCCGGAATCCG GGAGGAGTTCGAGCACTACGCGGACGTCTGCTTCCGGGCGTTCGGCGACCGGGTGAGGTTCTGGACGACGTTCAATGAGCCCAACCTGTTCACCAAGTTCCAGTACATGCTGGGCGCGTACCCGCCCAGCCACTGCTCCGCGCCGTTCGGCACCTGCAACAGCGGCGACTCGCAACGGGAGCCCTACGCCGCGGCGCACAACATCATCAtgtcccacgccgccgccgtccgcaaCTACAAGGAAAACTACCAG GCAAAGCAAGGCGGCTCGATCGGGATTGTGATCGCCATGAAGTGGTATGAGCCGCTGACGAACACCACGGAGGACATTCTGGCGGCACGACGAGCGCAGTCTTTTGAGCTGGAGTG GTTTCTGGATCCGATATTCTTTGGCGATTATCCTTCACACATGCGAGAGATCCTAAGATCCAACCTACCAACGTTCACCTCGGAAGAGAAGAAACTACTCCAATACAAGTCTGATTTCATCGGGCTAAACCTCTACACGGCGATCTACGCCAAGGACTGCATCCATTCCCCGTGCGACCTCAGCACCTACGAAGGGAACGCCCTCGTCTTCGCCACCGGCGAAAGGGATGGAGTGATGATCGGGGGAGAT ACCGCGCTCGGCGGCTTCTATGTTGTCCCACAAGCCGTGGAGCCTGCTATCATGTATGTCAACCAGAGGTACAAGGACACGCCCGTGTACGTCAGTGAGAACG GTTACTCGCAGTGGAGCGATGTGGGCAGGGAGGAGCTGATCAACGACGTCGAGAGGCTCAACTACCTGCAGGGCTACGTCACGCATCTGTCCAGAGCAATCAG GAACGGGGCGGACGTGCGGGGGTACTTCGTGTGGACGCTCATGGACAACTTCGAGTGGACGTTCGGGTACACCGTCAGGTTCGGGCTGTACCACGTGGACTTCGACACGCCGGAGCGGACGCGGACCCCTCGGATGTCCGCGAGGTGGTACAGGAGCTTCCTCACGGGATCCTCCGCCGGGGCCCTGACGGATGAAGCGCAGCAGGGGCGGAGAGCGGACTCGTGA